The Thermocrinis albus DSM 14484 genome segment TACAGCTCTCTTCCGACAGCATCTTCATGATCACGTGGGGAGGCGACTATCACAAGGGTGTGGTAAAAGCGGCCTTTCTGTACAAAGATGGTACCCTTTACTACTACGAGTTTCCTTACCCTTACGGGGACCTCCGTTTTTATGAAGAAGACAAACTGGTACCCTTGGCAAAGTTCCCTTCACTTAGATTCTTCGCTATGGTAAAAGGTAAACTGGAAGATACTTACACAGGTATACCGGACGCTATAGTCTTGGATCTTCCCGACAGAAGGATAGTGGTAAGTAGGCTTATTCCACCAGCGCCTTCACCCTTGCATAGCTCTGGTAGACCTTGATAACATAGTGGCTATAGTCTCCTCTGGGAGACCCTTTGTTGTAACAGTCTATGGCCTTCGGAGTGTATCCGTAGCTTATGATACACCTTTTTAAAACCATGGCACCCATATGGATGTTGTAACAGGGTTCCATTATCCACTGGATAGGTATTTTGTATCGTTTAAGCCAGTAAGAGTTTATCTGCATGATACCGTAGTCTGTACTGCCGTTCCCGTTATGGTGTATGGCTGTAGGGACAAAGTTACTTTCCACTTTAGCTATGGCTACCAGAAGGTAAGGATCAACTCCGTAACGTTTCCCTGCTTCAAAAAAGCAGTGATAGAAACCAAAGGAGAGTTCAAAGATGGCAAGGAGGACCAGAACTACCACCATCAGTGGTATTATACTTTCCATGAGGGTAGTTCTTAGCAGGAGAGACTTTCTTACTCAGCATATTATGGAGCTGGAAGAATCAGTTCAGCTCAGTGAGTTTGCGGAAGAGGGCAGGCTCTACGAGGGTAAAAGCCCACAACAACTGAAGCTGGCTTTTGTGGACGGCGTCCTTAGGGAAGAGTACGGCTTTGCTCTTCTGGAAGAGGAAACAGGAGAGGTTTACGAGGGAGTATTGGTGAGCGTAGCGGCTGGTGCCGTTCTTTTCAGAAAAGGTTCACCGGGAAGTTTTTGCCACGGGACGGTCAAAAGGTACGCCATCGTAAAAGGGATACCTCCCTCTGCAGAGAAACTCAGAAGGCTCATGGAGAGGGCGGGTTTTGAGCTGGTAACAACTTCCGAGGACCTTTTGCAGCAGGCCATAAGACTCATGAAGGAAGATTTAGAAACACAGGTGGTACGGGAGGTTTATCAAAAAGAAAAGGTAGATCTGGTGGTGTGTGACGGTACCATAAGTAGGAAGGTGCGCGGTATACCTTGTGTAGGTTACATAAAGGCTCTTAAGAAGCTCTTTTTGCCTAAGGACTCTCTTGAGATGCTGAGACAGATGCCCGTAGGTTACAGGACACCCCTTGTGAAGGTACACTATCAAGAGAGGATGGAGGAAAAAGCTGATAAGGTAGAGAAGTACGCATGGTACGTGAAACTGGCACAGATGTCAGGGCTGGCTGGTATAGCGAGACTAGAAGCTTTGGCAGAACACGGTGTGGAACGTGTGAGAGAATGGGCGGACTGGATGGCCTACCTTCTACCTTCTTTGAGAAGTGAGAGTTTTCAGGACAGCAGGGCACCTCAGAACCTTCAAC includes the following:
- a CDS encoding prepilin-type N-terminal cleavage/methylation domain-containing protein, which gives rise to MRRYISTRADGFTLLEVLVTLTLLALVVGMSFGIFFGGVRSYTGLKERSEELRQLATLHWSLQRKLFGATQLQLSSDSIFMITWGGDYHKGVVKAAFLYKDGTLYYYEFPYPYGDLRFYEEDKLVPLAKFPSLRFFAMVKGKLEDTYTGIPDAIVLDLPDRRIVVSRLIPPAPSPLHSSGRP
- a CDS encoding lytic transglycosylase domain-containing protein, with the translated sequence MVVVLVLLAIFELSFGFYHCFFEAGKRYGVDPYLLVAIAKVESNFVPTAIHHNGNGSTDYGIMQINSYWLKRYKIPIQWIMEPCYNIHMGAMVLKRCIISYGYTPKAIDCYNKGSPRGDYSHYVIKVYQSYARVKALVE
- a CDS encoding DNA double-strand break repair nuclease NurA, whose product is MRVVLSRRDFLTQHIMELEESVQLSEFAEEGRLYEGKSPQQLKLAFVDGVLREEYGFALLEEETGEVYEGVLVSVAAGAVLFRKGSPGSFCHGTVKRYAIVKGIPPSAEKLRRLMERAGFELVTTSEDLLQQAIRLMKEDLETQVVREVYQKEKVDLVVCDGTISRKVRGIPCVGYIKALKKLFLPKDSLEMLRQMPVGYRTPLVKVHYQERMEEKADKVEKYAWYVKLAQMSGLAGIARLEALAEHGVERVREWADWMAYLLPSLRSESFQDSRAPQNLQPIRGLEQFLHRYLGNPALIRRRLEEVLAKSYA